In one Magallana gigas chromosome 7, xbMagGiga1.1, whole genome shotgun sequence genomic region, the following are encoded:
- the LOC105325777 gene encoding uncharacterized protein has translation MFFLIAAAVLSIAYAEQGCLFDGKMYSSGEQIVIAHCLGAMTCLGNNAYGDLQQWGGVCPHKRAANGQTGCLFDGRVYQKNEKVVIAGCLGEMTCLGNNLYSSLTPLFGDCSNTMTKRADDGQSGCLFDGRVYSTGEEILIKPCLAKMTCLGRNNLSNITPLYGNCETKRSSNGQDGCLYDGFVLNAGETITIQGTTTELVCLGHNLYKELIH, from the exons ATGTTTTTCCTTATTGCAGCTGCCGTTTTGTCTATTGCATATGCCGAACAAG GATGTTTGTTTGACGGAAAAATGTACTCGTCCGGAGAACAAATAGTGATAGCTCACTGCCTAGGCGCCATGACTTGTCTAGGAAACAACGCCTACGGCGATTTGCAGCAATGGGG GGGCGTTTGTCCACACAAGAGAGCAGCCAATGGTCAAA CTGGTTGCTTGTTCGATGGCCGTGTTTATCAGAAGAACGAGAAAGTTGTCATTGCTGGTTGTCTGGGGGAGATGACATGTCTGGGTAACAACTTATACTCCAGCCTCACTCCTCTGTT CGGTGATTGCTCTAACACAATGACGAAACGTGCTGACGATGGACAAA GCGGGTGTTTGTTTGATGGTCGTGTTTACTCTACCGGTGAAGAGATCCTGATCAAACCCTGCCTCGCTAAGATGACCTGTCTGGGCAGAAACAACCTCAGCAACATCACACCTCTATA CGGAAACTGTGAAACAAAAAGAAGCAGCAATGGTCAAG ACGGATGTTTGTACGATGGCTTCGTTCTAAATGCTGGAGAGACCATCACTATTCAAGGAACCACCACAGAACTCGTCTGTCTGGGACACAACCTTTACAAAGAACTGATTCACTAA